The DNA sequence atcctctcagAAAATAAGGCAAACATTTCAGCAGTTTTTTTTCACAAAGTCTGAAAGTCTGGAccaaacaaggtaggtgtgaaAACGTCCTTAGTAAAATGTTTTCCACAAGACACCAGGTTGGGTTGAGAGTAATTTCACATTATAAGCCATAATTATAGCTAGTAaagtatacatatatattagtCTACTTGAACTGCAGTAAAACCTAAAACTTCTGCTTACATTTACAaactaaaaatgtttataaaaaaatataaacttgTACTTGGAGGCCACTTTGACTGGAAATGCTACTTAATATAGTTGTCTTTGATTTTCACAGAATACCAATAGTAAACCTGTGGAAATATCTGGGTCCTTTCTCCCTGTGTAAATATTTGCATTGTGCACTGTGCCATCTGTAAAAACAGCAACATGAGGCAGCATTTACAGCATTCGTTTGTTAGTCAAAGCAACAGTGATTCTATCTAAAGGGAGCTATGGCTCACATTGCTTCTCACAGCTACAAACCTCTGATCTGTAATGCTGATTTaacctccctttctctctctctctctcccccagcACAGGCTccttattacttttttttttcttctacctCCTCCTGTTTGATCTTGTGCTTATCGCCCGGCATCTTTGGAGGGCCACTGCTTCACTGTGAGTCTAACGAACCCTATTGTAGACCACTATGGGTCTTATCTCAGTTCCATGTAAACAACCTGAGATTGCTGCGGAGATCCAGCAAAACAGAGGAAATGATATCACACATCAGCAATCTTATTAGGCCTCGGTCCTTTTTTTATCCTTGGTTCTTCTTTTGAAAGGCGTGATATGTTTGCTGGGTCATCAACTGGTGTGGGTGCGAATCACTATATTGCTGCCGTATTACTTTTAATGGACATGCACCAAGTGGtcttttcactttttttcaaaatcaaacacacagcatATGCTCCTTCAGCAAAAACATAACATAAACAAATAGTCTTTAAAAGGTTCTAGCCGAAATTAAAGGAGCCATAGGAATTAAACCAGGGGGTAAACCAAGAAAGAGCTCTCTTcaattttctcctttaaataaTGAGACCAGATTGGAGACTTTAGTtgaagtctcctgctgctcagatatttctcctgagaaaaagaacaaagagCCCTGGAACTCTTCTGGAGTTTCAGTGGAGACCTCAGTAAATGTTCACACTGGGCTCAGATGTGCTGAGATAATTCCGCTAATGTATATCGACAGCTGGGTTTAGGACAGAATTCCGCTATTTCTCACCTTTAATTTTTAATGCTGTAAATAACTACTATCATTTTGATCTGGGTCAGAAATATCACCTGAAAAATTGTAGACACCTTAAATTCAGAACAGTAACATTAGGAACATAAGGAAACTAAAAGTCAGACTCACAGTTTCCACTGGTAGACAGTGACAGCTGGGTTTGCATCAGCAATGCAGGTGAGTTTCACATCCTGTCGGTTGAGGTACCAGTTGCCATCGAAACCTTCAATATTTACCTCAGGTTCATCtgtaaagaaacagaaaaatataacaattaaataaaatataaaaatttgcaCCATTTCAACACTTACACATGGCTGTTTGGTTGCTTTTTATTGGTCAGCTTGATTATTGGGTTAAATTATTCCAAATACAAGCATAGTATGACATCATTCTTGATGATGTAAGTCATAATATATTTTCCACTTCACACGCTTGCAGTATAAAAACGGTACAACCCAGCTATAAAACACATCAATAGCTTTAAACTTAGAATAAACATTTTCTAAGTGCAACTGCTTTGAGTAAATACTGTGCTCAGTTAAAGAGGACCCAAGTGGCTAAGCCTtatcacacacctccatcagcAGAGAGCGAAGGATGCACATGCTTCAtcagtgttatttttttatttttggaattGCCAGGCTTGCAGCCTTATCAAGAGCATAAATGTATTCAGAGGACAAAGGTAAAGGCCTCTAATGAACATGGCAGGGTATGTGTGTGATGTCAAGATGAtgtttttgaaaaaagaaaacagacaagaaAGAATAACATTTGTGTCAAAATCCCTGTTCTGAccataaaaaaacattatatgcAACCAGTTAAAACTatatatacactcactcacatttacatattcatgTGACCTTCCACATCTAACAACAGAATGGTAGGCTCTCTTCTCTCAGCGATACAAAACTGCTCTCCACATAAAAACATACGACTCACAATAAGATTGTCCGCCATGGGACTGAATGGGTGAATGGGAGGATTTCCTATATGACACCTCCACTATAAGTGCTCAACATAAACACCAACCAAAATACTAACAGCTGAGACTGAACAATGCTGGCCTCTTCCTGCAGCTGTGTGCTAACAGTAGAGTGTCCTGCAAGGACTGTATGGATGTTGAAATTGTTCCCTTGGGGCCACAGGCAACGGATATCCCCATTTTTGTCAGGTAGGACATGGAGGATGTCCTGCATTTACTGAAGCTGGTCAGTTATATATACAGATTAAAATACAAGAATCTTGCTTACACTGGACATTGAGGATGACACTGTCCGTGAATCGCTCAGCGCGGTACGTGACGATGCAAGTGAGCTTCTGCCGGTGGGTTTCACGGCTAGGGACCACTACGTAGTTGCTGCGGACTGTAACCGTCCCGTTGGGGTTGCGGGTTTCTTGGAAGGTGGCCTCTCCCTTCAGCTTGGTGTCCCACTTGATGACACTGGGAGGTTTGCCGTTGGCCGACTGGCAGGTGGCCACTGTCATCTTCCTCTTCTGACCCCGGGCGATGATGGTGGGCGTGGTGAGGCTCATCTGGGTGACAGGGCGAGCTGTGGGGGgaaacaaaatggaggaaaagaaagaagcaattaattttttacattctgatcattttccataaataaaaaatgcctCATCCAGCCcattttgaaactttttttttttttttgtaaatgatcTCACAAAACAGCACTTTTTGAGTTTATTTTCCATATATGCATATAATTAATTGAATAAGTTTAAAACCATAATGCACTGCATCAAAAATACAGAtagttttttaataaaaatccaTGATACACTCTGCAAAACAATAACTTTCTAGAAATGAGAATTTTGTACTGGCACACTAGCACTGAAAGCGCTAATTTATGTAGTGTAAGGGTGTAGTGTAAAAGAAATACTCAGCTAAGCTTcaataacataataaaaaagccagtgaaaagtgtttttattactCATATAAAGCCAATATCTGCGCAACTCCACCTTGCCTATGACTTTGCCTCAAGCTGTGATCcctgacatttaaaatgaacacatccAATTGGAGTGGCTGAGAAaaacaggggggggggggagaataacaagagaaaaaataaactgttttaTGGCCATACGAGTCAAGCAAATCCCCCCCACACCATCTTGTTCAAAGTAAACAcatcaatcaaaaaaaaaaaaaaaaaaagctcaaacACAAGCAAAAGCCACTTGTCTTTCCAAATGCCCAAAGACATCCAATCTAAATTCTTTGTGGGCTGCCAATTAGCAGTAAACTCGCCCTGGCATCAAAGCTGAGATGTGCTCCTGCATGAGTGTGAGGCGCTAGGCACTGATAGCGGTTCAGTTAGGGATTGTGCCATCAGTTGATAGGACATGAAGAGGCCTCTCTGAGCTGGTTATCTTCATTCAGGTTCCCTGGCACTTTATAGAGCCTCTGTTTCCTCAAAGAGGGAGTAAGAgcgcatgagagagagagaatggactgGGAACTGACGAGTGGAGCTGGCAGACAGAGGCTACTTCAGCCAAGTGCTTCCTTTTGCCTGATTTAATGaacaacacaccaacacacttcATTTCTAATTACATTCCCAATCACACTCAGTGCGCAACCTTTTCACAAGCCACTGTAActcaatgtctctctctctgtctctctgtatacTGCAAAATACACTCAGCGTAGTGATGGGCGATATGaccgcaaatcaatatcacaattaattaaaCCGTTTTACCTCAGTTATTGATAATGAAcagttattttgttgttgtctttttGCCCTCATGTTCCACTGACATGTTTTGTACTGTACATATGCTCAAGAATTAAATCTGGgatatttttctaatgttggAGCTGCCCAAGTTGCTCCGCccttctctgtgtttaggttcttctccatgttgcttccatgtgacTGATTGGCTGGGGCAGACTCATGTGACTACAAGTGAAAGAGTGTGGTTTTAAggagacagtacatgaacagaattaaaaaataaatcacagaaaTTGATATATGGAAAATTGCGCCTATTAGAAGTTCTCAGTAtcgattttgattaattttcaattaattgcccatCCCTAAAACAGCATATCTTCTGAAATCAGTGGCGTAACCTGGCAGTGTGTCCACCTATCTCTACTCATATGTAAAGGCTTTATACTGGAatgttgctgtgaggatttgatggaatttAGTCAGTAACGCTTTAGACACAGTAAAAAGTTATGTTTAATTATTAGTTTGAATCATCACAAAAGCCACTACATCTCCAAATAGCAGCTCGTTTTACAACCTAGCATATTTTTCCTTTGGTCTTAGTGGACCTGGAATacattctctcactcacaaCAACATTGCTCACATCTGCATAATGTTTACTAAATAACTGATTGATTTCTGACTAAGTCTATATCCatattttatcttattttataacaaacaatgAAATCAATGGAAAATGGAAAGTCATATTAGTCATTAAACCACTGTTTAacctaaaatacaaaaataaaatactatgAATTATGGTTAGGGTTAGAATGAATTATGATTTCCATTAATATTATTGGCTACCACATTTTATAAGCCCCCTAAAATTGGTATTATCACTTAGCCAGTCCCTAGCAGTGACAGGTCTCATGCTATTCACATATGTACAAATCTAATGCTgaaagttacatttacatttacatttatgcatttggcagacgcttttatccaaagcgacttacaaaagaggatctaacacacataacacacatgaggaactacagcacaaattatacaaaataccttacatagTAAAAACCTTACAAAATcagccatgttttttttcttcaattttCAGCACatccatttgtttattaatgaaaTGGAAGCATGGAGGCTCTGTATTAATGTAtgagaaattgtgtgtgtgtgtgtgcgtgcatgcgaATGCATTTCATGCACCTCCCAGCCAAAGAGGTCACGGCTAGGTGAAGAGGCTTCCTATGTTCCAGCGCAAGGCGATCAATACACCTCAGGCACGGTAAACTTGTGAACTAAGCACATTACAAATAAACCCCTGAACCAGTCAAGGACATACAGGACTTTTCCCTTTCAAGAGCCTCTAAatcatgaataaaataaagccCAAAATAGCATCAATTTATGGTTTAATGAGAGCTAAGGAGCCAAAGGACTGCGATTGATCACAGCATGCTTCAACAccagggtttgtgtgtgtgtgtgtttgtgtgtgtgtgtgtgtgtatatatatatatatatatattaggggtGGGACTTAAAAGCGTTAATttctattaattaattatgggGAAAATAacgaaataaaaacattaacgtATTTTAATTGCACTTTGCATCATGGAAAGTTTCTCAGTGCATGAGTTCCAGGCCTACAAATTATGATGATGCACAATGTGATGAACATGATGGAGATGACGGAAGAGACTACGCTGGTCCAGATggaagtacaaacaaaaatgttgttatttgcaCTTTATGCAGGAAGGAGTTTATTACAGGAGCACTTCCACCGTTCGTTACCACCTCAACGCAAAACATGTTGGGGCTAGTGCGCAGGTCAGTAATGTTAAAAGTAGTAATGCAAACAGTGTCGCCAGTCAACACTCGACCACATGTCGgggttcacattcagaaacaaaatgtcaaagTCCACGTCAGACAAATTGACCAATTCATTGGTAGTAGACTggtgggaaaataaacaagattttgAATTTAAGCTTATATTGGTTGATTCACTCATCAACCAAACTTAAATCAATATTTCTCATGctaaatattgaaatgtaattaaaatgtaattaatttcaattaattaattacaaagctTCTAATTAATTTGATAATCTTTTTTAATCAAGTCCCACCCCTAATATATATCACAAATTTGGAATGCAATGGCCTGGAAAAGCTGAACGTAGCCCTAAGGTCAGAGTACCCAATGCCAACAAGTTAGTTAGTGCTAGTACTAATGCTAGAGCGGCTaccactgggctgtggaacaatGGAACTATGTTCCATGGAATTTTGGAGTTACATCCAATATCTTCGGGATGAGCTGGAGAGGATTATctgacaaaaaacaaacatcagtacctgacttcactgaTGAACTTCTTGttcaatgccatcaaatccacatAAGTAAAATGTAGGCTAatagctgttactgcagcaaaggggaacAAACACCCTAAAAATGGGGTCAGCAGATTTTCAAAAATTTTTTGGCCTAAGCTTTGACTATTTAAAGTTTCTACCACTGGTGGTTATCTGCCAGCAGTTGTGATCTATGTTCAGATTACACATGAAATCAAATGGGTCATACAGGTTTCTGTTGAAAAACTAGTGAACTACTGAAGAAATAAGGGCATATCCACTAAGTAATGAACCATGCTATTGTGCAACCTGATGATATAATTTACCAATAAACATAGACTAAAattttaatatacatatattattattattattatatatatattattattatttttttttttttaaagcaataatTGTGCAGTAGTATATAAACATGTCCCTAGTCCAACGAAACTATAGAAGCTGTCCTTTTTTTATAAGTCTTCATGAATAAAATTTACAATACCGCACACCACAGAATTGCTTTATTCATTCACACGGCATCTTTTAGAGGAAAATAGTTATGTAAAAGTAGGCTGGACAATATGACCAAAATGTATATCATaatgtatttcttaattttggtcgatacgatatGCATCCAATATCGATATGAActgtataaaatccactgaaaaacaaacaagaaaaatgacATCACCAACAATATAAACCTGTTGGCTTTGTCatattaatatgtttaaataaaattttcaagtgaatgcactgaCGTGATGACGGTACCCTGTAATGAACGACAGTGTGTGACAGATGTAGCAAACAATgcttattaaaatattgaaaatgtctttaaaaatcatatcattggtactgaaacattttatattgcaatatatattgatattagaCTATTGTGCAGCCCTatgtaaaagtgaactgatacCAATTTTGaaacttaaaccaacaaattccaTAAACCAGCTTCAGGAAAAGGAATGAAATACAATTAAAGTGTAGCAGAATATGGATAAAGGCAATAAACTAATATATACTGACAGATTACATTCTAATCAAAGCACCACTCTCTAAATACTGATCCAATTCAAATATTACACTGAAGCAACGCAGTCTAATGTTACACTTCACTGTGACACATAATCCTTATGATAGCACTGTTTGCacattcatgattttcaaaTTTCACTTTTTAATTAAGCAAGTAAAAATATCCATGAAGGTTCTATTAACTTGGCAACTCTGAACATGAACGTTTAGTGTGTTATTAAATATACTTAAAGTGTCTAATGAATAACAAAGCTGTGTAAATAATGATTAAGCAGTATTTTCAGCAGCACATATTGAGAGTCTTTGTGTAATGCAATCAGATAAAGACTGCAAGCCTCTTTGTGTTAAAACACTTGGTGCCTACAATCTTTGACAAGTAGCTTATGTAATTATGTGATATAGCCTATAGAAACGTTTACACCAGTCAGCTTTaactgcagtgctgctggagtttttaaatactgtgcccactcactgtccactttctTAGACTCAACTAACATGTTGGTCCACCTAGCTGAtgtaaagacagagacagtagcttatctgttgctgcacagtttgtgttggtcattatTTAGCCCTTAATCAGTGGTCATATTTGGTGGATTTTCTTTAGTTGGTGAAGCATTCACGATACTGACGCTGACATGTTAGTGACGTGTTGATTAAGCACAGCTATGtcgctgctggactgagaataatccaccaaccaaacataTCAAATACTGTGAGGGTCATGATTATTACAGAACAGGATGAATGGTACTAACAACTGTGTGCAACTGTAAAATGATAACATGCTTTagtatagtcagtggagctgatacaacggacaaaatgtgtgaaaaaaaaacaatagtgtAATTTTAAAACACCTACATAATTGTTGCATTGCACTTGACACAAACCTAAATGAACATGTAGTATGGTTTATTCTTACAATTTTTATATTCTTGCTGGTATAATCCTGCACAGTTGTTTATGTATGATGATGTGTAGGAGTCATGTAGCCTTAGGAAAAAATGCCTACAGTAATAGGTTGTTAGTAATGGACTGTTGTTTTAAAGATTAAATCAAACTAGGCCTACATTATTCCTATTGGaagaaaaaagaataataagaagagatattataataaaaaatttaatcCGCTACATAATTTGCCTCCAGTTTAGATAGTGAAATCACAGGCACTATGTCCAGAGATAAAAACATATCCACTTACAGAACAAGTGCTGGACAAAACTCCAAATATTGATCCAATTCAAATCCCACATGGACAACACTATTCTGATTCATTGTTGGTGTTATCTGAGACCAGATTTAACTTCTGCTTCCTTGTTGAAGTACTGGGCATAAATAACCACATTCAAACATATGGATTTGTCTACtatagtattattattttttatcttaTTCTTCTAATTATGATACCACATATTTATATGGTCAAAACATTGTATACACTTGCTTTCCAGAGTTTTATTCTGAAGGATATTCATAAGAAGCTTGTCCCCACTTGGGTGCAATTACAGCTTCACCAATTTTGATAAGAGTTTGATAAGTTCTTTTACCAGGACTGATCAAAcgtatttcttatttatttccaCAAACTATCATTACTCTACTGAGTTCTGGACAGTGATTTTACCATAGACTGTGAGGTTGacggtgttctccctgtttccagCAGGAAAGGTGGTGTACTCGCAGATGTAGGCTGCTTCATCAGAAAGGCGCAGATTGTTAAAGACGATGGTGGTGTCTTCAAGAGAGGGGGTCCTCTGGCGCACGGCGGGGTGCTTGAAGCTGACGCGGTCTTTAAAGAAaggcagcacagacacacccaGAGCTGGGTTGGCGATGGCCACATTCTGTTTGGTGCCATTGAAAAACTTCTGCCAAGTGACCTGTGAGATCTTCACCGGAGGCTTGCTGTTGATGAAGAGGCAGCGGAGCTCCACCGTGGATCCCACAAAGCCAGACTTGGCAGTGTCCATCTGTACAGACTGTCCATTGCCCACTGCagggggggaaagagagagagacagcaggtaagtaattatgcatattagaaATATGATGGAAAAAATTAAAGACTGATGAATGGCCCGTTATTTCatatttgaaaacagaaaatcacaagGACGTAAAAATAGGACAATATTAGGTGTGAGTGCTCTCTGGGAGTCAACTCCTTTTCACTATTTGTGCTTTTGGTGAAGAGAAGTTGACTCCCAAAGTATCATTTCTTCGAGTCTCTGGGAGTATCAACTGCTGGTGAACGCCTGACAGAGTTGAGACGCTTGGAGTTGATTCAGTCTCTGTTTTGCCAGAGCCATTTGCGGCACATACTGAATGTAGattaaatgcaaaatgtattttaaaaaagtggTCATATTGCTTCCAAATATTTGGAtgttaacatatttttaaatgtaacaaaacTTTAAACCTATTGTTTATGAAATCATGTAATAtatagtaaaatatttttttataaatatagaaCTGAATACTAGACTAACATATATATGTCTGAAGAGATATGCAGAGCCAAAGTTCCTAAAAAAGGAAGTAAAAGAGTCGGTATGATGCAGTGGAAAGGCACCATAACAGAGCTTGTTAACAACCGAAGAGGTGACAGCCATGAGATCAGGTTTTATTTTaagcaaggaaaaaaaaatggcatTCAGAATAAGACTGTTGTTGCTTGTAGATGCATGCCTGGTGAGGAAGCCTTGAAGGCAGcccacccactcacccaccACCCCCTAAAACCCCCTTCCCAGAACAACCTTCCTCTCCCCCAAAATCTAGACCTTGCCAACCTTAATTACTTTTCACTCGCAAACAGTTCTGTGGCAGCCTGGAGCACCTATTAAAAGAAAGTGAGCTGCTTTTTTCTGTGTAAGTGTGCCCACCATAAGAGCACTCACACAGCACTACATTAGAAAAGGAAGGCAGTTAGTGAATGACTGGGGCCCAGTCGTGGTTagcagagactgagggagtTGGGAGACATTAGGTATTCAAATTCAGAAGGTATGATTGCTCTTTTGCTTTATATTACAGTTGCGTATTTAttcaaattatttaaacaagaattaaatttacattttgtttacataCCTTATCTGCAGGGGCTTACAAGGGGTTTTCATTACA is a window from the Hoplias malabaricus isolate fHopMal1 chromosome 11, fHopMal1.hap1, whole genome shotgun sequence genome containing:
- the nectin1b gene encoding nectin cell adhesion molecule 1b — translated: MAMLASIWILLLLVMNASMGNGQSVQMDTAKSGFVGSTVELRCLFINSKPPVKISQVTWQKFFNGTKQNVAIANPALGVSVLPFFKDRVSFKHPAVRQRTPSLEDTTIVFNNLRLSDEAAYICEYTTFPAGNRENTVNLTVYARPVTQMSLTTPTIIARGQKRKMTVATCQSANGKPPSVIKWDTKLKGEATFQETRNPNGTVTVRSNYVVVPSRETHRQKLTCIVTYRAERFTDSVILNVQYEPEVNIEGFDGNWYLNRQDVKLTCIADANPAVTVYQWKLLNGSLPKNVEIKNNTLFFKGPVTYELGGTYVCDATNSIGTRSGLVEVNVTEFPIHPSPDGTLIPPEPHSSGAAIGGAVGGVALLVGGAALLFFFLRRRQRTFKGDYSTKKHVFGNGYSKAGGLPAHPPAPKSLQYPDDSDDEKKPAQIGGGPGSFEARERDFDGNSEDLKRPYFTVDEGESRDYDERTLAFQYEPEAEIADDMVSQTDGSVISKKEWYV